A DNA window from Arachis duranensis cultivar V14167 chromosome 3, aradu.V14167.gnm2.J7QH, whole genome shotgun sequence contains the following coding sequences:
- the LOC107477472 gene encoding serine/threonine-protein kinase-like protein At3g51990, with product MGYLSFSCRAESAVSTSNSLTPSPSSSSSSTTTTSKKQNNKEKEKPIKIQHFHYSDLEAATNGFSERKLLGKGSHGYVYKAVVRGRPVAVKRPSRPHHPNLPPKPSPMVSSSSSSASAPEFIISNNEVDNEIDILSKIQSPRLVNLVGFTNDSQDRLLVVEFMSNGTLYDVLHSSSSNNNNNNKLPNWGRRVRLALQTAKAIDTLHSSTPPVIHRDIKSANVLIDRNFNARLGDFGLALMCHVDDYRLRSTPPAGTMGYLDPCYVTPDNLSTKNDVFSFGILLLEIISGRKAIDVTYSPPSIVDWAIPLIKKGKLMSVYDPRIAPPKDPIVRKQLALIAAKCVRNCRERRPSMSEIVNWLNGLCKLVPLHSWNGFNNPCMMVETMGRPVEAATRNDSNNNNEKDKMSSRLELDFLDERLSKSAMRYSRRVYSDLGFSSNLMDLMATTEEPEFLRDADGNGNGNGALEHSSSCKSAEQVSSSSSRFGSGRYFTKGRNFYKPCGTYKDVLDLSKGQIVVGNGGDDNGASCSNLNSLAAEAV from the coding sequence ATGGGGTACCTCAGTTTCTCTTGCAGAGCTGAATCCGCAGTTTCAACCTCCAATTCTCTCACACCATCaccttcttcttcgtcttcttccaccaccaccacctcaaAGAAACAgaacaacaaagaaaaagaaaaacccaTCAAGATCCAACACTTCCATTACAGTGACCTTGAAGCTGCCACCAATGGCTTCTCAGAGCGCAAGCTTCTCGGCAAAGGAAGCCATGGTTATGTCTATAAAGCTGTTGTACGTGGCCGTCCTGTGGCAGTGAAAAGACCATCAAGACCCCATCATCCTAATTTACCTCCAAAACCATCGCCAatggtttcttcttcttcttcctctgcatCTGCACCAGAGTTCATCATCAGCAACAACGAGGTTGACAACGAGATCGATATCTTGTCCAAAATCCAGAGCCCGAGGCTGGTGAACCTGGTTGGCTTCACAAATGATTCACAGGACAGGCTTCTGGTTGTTGAGTTCATGAGCAATGGAACACTCTATGatgttcttcattcttcttcttctaataataacaataacaacaagcTTCCGAATTGGGGAAGAAGGGTTCGTTTGGCATTGCAAACTGCAAAGGCAATTGATACCCTTCATTCATCAACACCACCTGTGATCCACAGAGATATTAAATCAGCAAATGTTCTGATTGATAGAAACTTCAATGCAAGGTTAGGTGATTTTGGTTTGGCTCTTATGTGCCATGTTGATGATTATAGACTAAGGTCAACTCCACCAGCTGGCACAATGGGGTACCTTGATCCTTGTTATGTTACTCCTGATAATTTGAGCACTAAAAATGATGTCTTTAGTTTTGGGATTTTGTTGCTTGAGATTATTAGTGGAAGGAAAGCCATTGATGTAACATATTCACCACCTTCTATTGTGGATTGGGCCATTCCATTGATAAAGAAAGGGAAGCTTATGAGTGTTTATGATCCAAGGATTGCTCCTCCTAAGGATCCTATTGTGAGGAAGCAATTGGCTTTGATTGCTGCAAAGTGTGTTAGGAATTGTAGGGAGAGAAGGCCTTCCATGAGTGAGATTGTGAATTGGCTCAATGGTTTGTGTAAATTGGTTCCTCTTCATTCATGGAATGGTTTCAATAATCCTTGCATGATGGTTGAGACTATGGGAAGGCCAGTTGAAGCAGCAACAAGAAAtgattctaataataataatgagaaaGACAAAATGAGTTCAAGATTGGAACTTGATTTCTTGGATGAGAGGTTGTCTAAATCTGCAATGAGGTATTCAAGGAGGGTCTATTCTGATTTGGGATTTAGTAGTAACTTGATGGATCTTATGGCTACAACTGAGGAGCCTGAGTTTCTAAGAGATGCTGATGGTAATGGTAATGGTAATGGTGCTTTGGAGCATAGTTCAAGTTGTAAATCTGCTGAACAAGTTTCTTCTTCAAGCTCAAGGTTTGGAAGTGGAAGGTATTTCACAAAAGGAAGAAACTTTTATAAGCCTTGTGGTACTTATAAGGATGTATTGGATTTGAGTAAAGGTCAAATTGTTGTTGGTAATGGTGGTGATGATAATGGTGCTTCTTGTTCTAATTTGAATTCTCTTGCTGCTGAGGCTGTTTAG